TGCCGAGTTTCGCAATTCGGGTTTCGTGTTTCATGAATCAGAGTTGAATGATTTCAGTCGGGTAACGGTAGACATCACGGGGAACGGGCGAACGACTTGAAAGCAGACGAGAAAACGGACCACCCGTTCTCCCGTGCATGTCATGGTTCGCCGAGAGCACCACGCTCCATCAACAGCAGTAGAACTGGTTGCTGAACAATCGCCTTGTGTGCATTCGACTGACCAGCAGGGATGAGGATGCCATCGCCAGCTTGTAGTATTTCGACGCGATCGCCGAATTGTATCGAGAATTGGCCATCAAGCACATATCCACAATGCCCTTTGACGCACCAATCATCTTCAATGAATGGTGGTGAGAATTCGACGAGACGCAGTACGCCCTCACTATGGGCGACTCGCTTTTCTCTGGCTCCGGGTGCCAAGTCGACCCAGGGCAACAATTGAAAGTTGATTCGTGCT
The sequence above is a segment of the Rubripirellula tenax genome. Coding sequences within it:
- a CDS encoding cupin domain-containing protein, yielding MNAARINFQLLPWVDLAPGAREKRVAHSEGVLRLVEFSPPFIEDDWCVKGHCGYVLDGQFSIQFGDRVEILQAGDGILIPAGQSNAHKAIVQQPVLLLLMERGALGEP